A region from the Fundulus heteroclitus isolate FHET01 chromosome 22, MU-UCD_Fhet_4.1, whole genome shotgun sequence genome encodes:
- the LOC105926138 gene encoding gamma-aminobutyric acid receptor subunit pi isoform X2, translating to MAHSVSGGTVLTILLISRLLENSLLNAEVKEGEILPPTIQKLMKGYNKYLRPFFDNGPVTVGMSLDIASIDTISEINMDYTATIFLRQRWTDERLVFEGNKSLSLDGRLVELLWVPDTFIVDSKKSFLHDITVENRLIRIFPNGTVLYALRITTTVACNMDLTKYPMDKQTCTLQLESWGYNINDVMFYWTRGNESVSGLDTLQLAQYTVEDHYTSVSEAVYETGHYPRLVFHFELKRSILYFILETYVPSSLLVVLSWVSFWISLSSVPARICIGVTTVLTMTTLMMGARTSLPNANCFIKAIDVYLGICFSFIFGALIEYAVAHFCTLTHPDAHMLMMYGHQMHDMEDEMNGIVTTISTHSNRAKRRKEPAVTSAPVTASAELTVGPSSPSGSEPKPEVSPPEPTNWCLTTLATLRKIFRYLSCCHIKNPHHIDNYSRVTFPLSFVMVNLLYWTYYLYF from the exons gttgttagagaacTCGCTGCTCAACGCAGAAGTGAAGGAAGGGGAGATTCTGCCTCCTACCATTCAGAAGCTGATGAAAGGATACAACAAGTATCTCAGGCCTTTCTTTGACA ACGGCCCTGTGACGGTGGGAATGAGTTTGGATATTGCTAGCATTGACACCATCTCTGAGATTAACATG GACTACACGGCCACCATATTCCTGCGCCAGCGCTGGACAGACGAGCGCTTAGTGTTTGAGGGCAACAAGAGCCTGAGCCTTGACGGACGGCTGGTGGAGCTCCTCTGGGTGCCGGACACTTTTATTGTCGACTCCAAGAAATCCTTCCTGCACGATATCACCGTGGAGAACCGGCTGATCCGCATCTTCCCCAACGGGACCGTCCTTTATGCTCTGAG GATCACCACCACAGTGGCCTGCAACATGGATCTGACGAAGTACCCCATGGACAAGCAGACTTGCACGTTACAACTAGAGAGCT GGGGCTACAACATCAATGACGTTATGTTCTACTGGACTCGAGGAAATGAGTCTGTCAGCGGCTTGGACACTCTCCAACTGGCTCAGTACACTGTAGAGGACCACTACACATCCGTCTCGGAGGCTGTATATGAAACAG GCCATTACCCCAGGCTCGTTTTTCACTttgagctgaagagaagcatTCTGTATTTCATCCTGGAGACTTATGTCCCCTCGAGCCTGCTGGTGGTCCTCTCTTGGGTCTCCTTCTGGATTTCCTTGTCCTCTGTTCCAGCTCGAATATGCATAG GAGTGACCACAGTTCTGACTATGACCACCTTGATGATGGGAGCCAGGACATCGCTGCCCAATGCCAACTGCTTCATCAAGGCTATCGACGTCTACTTGGGAATCTGCTTCAGCTTCATCTTTGGAGCGCTCATCGAGTACGCCGTGGCCCACTTCTGCACTCTCACTCACCCCGACGCTCACATGCTGATGATG TACGGCCACCAAATGCACGACATGGAGGACGAAATGAATGGCATCGTCACCACCATTTCCACTCACTCCAACAGAGCCAAGAGACGCAAGGAGCCTGCCGTCACTTCTGCCCCGGTTACTGCCTCGGCAGAACTCACTGTCGGCCCATCTAGTCCGTCGGGCAGCGAGCCCAAGCCTGAAGTGTCCCCTCCAGAACCCACCAACTGGTGCCTCACCACTCTTGCCACACTCCGCAAAATCTTCCGCTATTTAAGCTGCTGTCATATCAAGAACCCCCACCACATAGACAACTACTCCAGAGTTACCTTCCCCCTCTCTTTTGTCATGGTCAACCTACTCTACTGGACATATTATTTGTACTTCTAG
- the LOC105926138 gene encoding gamma-aminobutyric acid receptor subunit pi isoform X1 → MKATPLKGLNGQKNRQTQRLLENSLLNAEVKEGEILPPTIQKLMKGYNKYLRPFFDNGPVTVGMSLDIASIDTISEINMDYTATIFLRQRWTDERLVFEGNKSLSLDGRLVELLWVPDTFIVDSKKSFLHDITVENRLIRIFPNGTVLYALRITTTVACNMDLTKYPMDKQTCTLQLESWGYNINDVMFYWTRGNESVSGLDTLQLAQYTVEDHYTSVSEAVYETGHYPRLVFHFELKRSILYFILETYVPSSLLVVLSWVSFWISLSSVPARICIGVTTVLTMTTLMMGARTSLPNANCFIKAIDVYLGICFSFIFGALIEYAVAHFCTLTHPDAHMLMMYGHQMHDMEDEMNGIVTTISTHSNRAKRRKEPAVTSAPVTASAELTVGPSSPSGSEPKPEVSPPEPTNWCLTTLATLRKIFRYLSCCHIKNPHHIDNYSRVTFPLSFVMVNLLYWTYYLYF, encoded by the exons ATGAAAGCAACCCCTTTAAAGGGCTTAAATGGAcagaaaaacagacagacacaaag gttgttagagaacTCGCTGCTCAACGCAGAAGTGAAGGAAGGGGAGATTCTGCCTCCTACCATTCAGAAGCTGATGAAAGGATACAACAAGTATCTCAGGCCTTTCTTTGACA ACGGCCCTGTGACGGTGGGAATGAGTTTGGATATTGCTAGCATTGACACCATCTCTGAGATTAACATG GACTACACGGCCACCATATTCCTGCGCCAGCGCTGGACAGACGAGCGCTTAGTGTTTGAGGGCAACAAGAGCCTGAGCCTTGACGGACGGCTGGTGGAGCTCCTCTGGGTGCCGGACACTTTTATTGTCGACTCCAAGAAATCCTTCCTGCACGATATCACCGTGGAGAACCGGCTGATCCGCATCTTCCCCAACGGGACCGTCCTTTATGCTCTGAG GATCACCACCACAGTGGCCTGCAACATGGATCTGACGAAGTACCCCATGGACAAGCAGACTTGCACGTTACAACTAGAGAGCT GGGGCTACAACATCAATGACGTTATGTTCTACTGGACTCGAGGAAATGAGTCTGTCAGCGGCTTGGACACTCTCCAACTGGCTCAGTACACTGTAGAGGACCACTACACATCCGTCTCGGAGGCTGTATATGAAACAG GCCATTACCCCAGGCTCGTTTTTCACTttgagctgaagagaagcatTCTGTATTTCATCCTGGAGACTTATGTCCCCTCGAGCCTGCTGGTGGTCCTCTCTTGGGTCTCCTTCTGGATTTCCTTGTCCTCTGTTCCAGCTCGAATATGCATAG GAGTGACCACAGTTCTGACTATGACCACCTTGATGATGGGAGCCAGGACATCGCTGCCCAATGCCAACTGCTTCATCAAGGCTATCGACGTCTACTTGGGAATCTGCTTCAGCTTCATCTTTGGAGCGCTCATCGAGTACGCCGTGGCCCACTTCTGCACTCTCACTCACCCCGACGCTCACATGCTGATGATG TACGGCCACCAAATGCACGACATGGAGGACGAAATGAATGGCATCGTCACCACCATTTCCACTCACTCCAACAGAGCCAAGAGACGCAAGGAGCCTGCCGTCACTTCTGCCCCGGTTACTGCCTCGGCAGAACTCACTGTCGGCCCATCTAGTCCGTCGGGCAGCGAGCCCAAGCCTGAAGTGTCCCCTCCAGAACCCACCAACTGGTGCCTCACCACTCTTGCCACACTCCGCAAAATCTTCCGCTATTTAAGCTGCTGTCATATCAAGAACCCCCACCACATAGACAACTACTCCAGAGTTACCTTCCCCCTCTCTTTTGTCATGGTCAACCTACTCTACTGGACATATTATTTGTACTTCTAG